In Salmo trutta chromosome 28, fSalTru1.1, whole genome shotgun sequence, one DNA window encodes the following:
- the rhoab gene encoding rho-related GTP-binding protein RhoA-B, which translates to MAAIRKKLVIVGDGACGKTCLLIVFSKDQFPEVYVPTVFENYVADIEVDSKQVELALWDTAGQEDYDRLRPLSYPDTDVILMCFSIDSPDSLENIPEKWTPEVKHFCPNVPIILVGNKKDLRNDEHTRRELAKMKQEPVKPEEGRDMANRIGAFGYMECSAKSKDGVREVFEMATRAALQARRGKKSNKCLLL; encoded by the exons ATGGCGGCGATTCGTAAGAAGCTGGTGATCGTGGGAGATGGTGCCTGTGGGAAGACCTGTCTGTTGAtagtcttcagtaaagaccaGTTCCCCGAGGTCTACGTACCCACTGTCTTTGAGAACTATGTGGCTGACATCGAGGTGGACAGCAAGCAG GTGGAGCTGGCTCTGTGGGATACAGCTGGCCAAGAGGACTACGACAGGCTTCGCCCCCTCTCCTACCCCGACACTGACGTCATCCTCATGTGCTTCTCCATTGACAGCCCAGACAGTTTGg AGAACATTCCAGAGAAATGGACTCCTGAGGTCAAACACTTCTGTCCCAATGTTCCCATCATCCTCGTAGGCAACAAGAAGGACCTGCGCAATGATGAACACACACGCCGCGAGCTGGCCAAGATGAAACAG GAGCCAGTGAAGCCAGAGGAGGGCCGCGACATGGCCAACAGGATTGGAGCGTTCGGCTACATGGAGTGCTCAGCCAAGTCGAAGGATGGGGTGCGGGAGGTGTTTGAGATGGCCACCAGGGCGGCGCTACAGGCCCGGAGGGGCAAGAAGAGCAATAAATGTCTCCTGCTGTAG